In Zingiber officinale cultivar Zhangliang chromosome 3B, Zo_v1.1, whole genome shotgun sequence, a single window of DNA contains:
- the LOC121967588 gene encoding nucleoporin nup211-like isoform X3, translating to MGDSKKSSSFGTERRIWERILESLVTAMRSQQSQIKTLVHDREYLERYIEIMHDRWASKDELLRSRIAKLNEREEKGRKVQAAVLDLAVGIKQREALRFKKYYEQAENDLEDLYAYAENLTMELSALKEKLKNNDAERATSEADHLIAADDSERGESSSADLRGELQKLKHSYKSLSSRKEAEVSALMAEKVFVWNQLNKMESDYTSLLKAKRIEVEQANETTQKLQSCLENLKSLISERDGAIAKLEAERAMLGSDLRRHTQEAERTSKEVEKIQFSVKKMESLVKKKDKIIEDLKSNLAKVEQNFSRDSSSNSRVFADQKSQRRSNDSLVAPEVSQPRRGSRKRSSESPKVSRSKKQKTGSKDPPNVSHASSSTNALQLRSKERQTRTMSPAGSPRLFSSNFKKSSAFVLEF from the exons ATGGGCGACTCCAAGAAATCTTCATCTTTTGGCACCGAGCGACGCATATGGGAGCGGATCCTGGAAAGCCTAGTTACGGCGATGCGATCCCAGCAGTCGCAGATCAAAACCCTAGTCCACGATCGGGAGTACCTCGAGCGGTACATCGAAATCATGCACGACCGTTGGGCATCCAAGGATGAACTCCTCCGCTCTCGTATCGCTAAG TTGAATGAGAGGGAAGAAAAAGGCCGTAAGGTGCAAGCGGCTGTGTTGGATCTCGCTGTTGGGATTAAGCAGAGAGAGGCTCTTCGCTTCAAGAAATACTATG AACAAGCCGAGAATGATTTGGAGGATTTATATGCATATGCAGAGAATTTAACAATGGAACTTTCAGCGCTTAAG GAAAAACTGAAAAATAATGATGCTGAAAGAGCAACGAGTGAGGCTGATCATTTGATAGCAGCAGATGACTCGGAGAGAGGTGAAAGCTCTTCAGCAGATCTAAGAGGAGAGCTGCAAAAGCTGAAGCACTCTTACAAAAGTCTTAGCTCAAGAAAGGAGGCTGAGGTCTCTGCTTTGATGGCAGAAAAAGTTTTTGTATGGAACCAGTTAAACAAAATGGAAAGTGATTATACTAGTCTCCTCAAGGCCAAGCGAATAGAAGTTGAACAAGCTAATGAGACAACACAGAAGCTCCAATCCTGtctagaaaatttgaaatcatTAATCAGTGAGAGAGATGGAGCCATTGCTAAATTGGAAGCTGAAAGGGCTATGCTTGGGTCAGATTTAAGAAGGCACACTCAGGAAGCTGAAAGAACCAGCAAAGAAGTGGAGAAAATTCAATTTTCTGTAAAAAAGATGGAGTCATTGGTAAAAAAAAAGGATAAGATAATTGAAGATTTAAAGAGTAATCTAGCTAAAGTTGAGCAGAATTTTAGCAGAGATAGTAGCAGTAACTCAAGAGTTTTTGCAGACCAAAAATCGCAAAGAAGATCAAATGATTCTTTAGTCGCACCAGAAGTTAGTCAACCAAGAAGGGGTTCCCGGAAACGTAGTTCAGAAAGTCCAAAAGTAAGCAGAAGTAAAAAGCAGAAAACTGGTTCTAAAGACCCTCCTAAtgtatcacatgcttcttcttcaACAAAT
- the LOC121967588 gene encoding nucleoporin nup211-like isoform X2, with amino-acid sequence MGDSKKSSSFGTERRIWERILESLVTAMRSQQSQIKTLVHDREYLERYIEIMHDRWASKDELLRSRIAKLNEREEKGRKVQAAVLDLAVGIKQREALRFKKYYEQAENDLEDLYAYAENLTMELSALKEKLKNNDAERATSEADHLIAADDSERGESSSADLRGELQKLKHSYKSLSSRKEAEVSALMAEKVFVWNQLNKMESDYTSLLKAKRIEVEQANETTQKLQSCLENLKSLISERDGAIAKLEAERAMLGSDLRRHTQEAERTSKEVEKIQFSVKKMESLVKKKDKIIEDLKSNLAKVEQNFSRDSSSNSRVFADQKSQRRSNDSLVAPEVSQPRRGSRKRSSESPKVSRSKKQKTGSKDPPNVSHASSSTNALQLRSKERQTRTMSPAGSPRLFSSNFKVPKLKDSSPRST; translated from the exons ATGGGCGACTCCAAGAAATCTTCATCTTTTGGCACCGAGCGACGCATATGGGAGCGGATCCTGGAAAGCCTAGTTACGGCGATGCGATCCCAGCAGTCGCAGATCAAAACCCTAGTCCACGATCGGGAGTACCTCGAGCGGTACATCGAAATCATGCACGACCGTTGGGCATCCAAGGATGAACTCCTCCGCTCTCGTATCGCTAAG TTGAATGAGAGGGAAGAAAAAGGCCGTAAGGTGCAAGCGGCTGTGTTGGATCTCGCTGTTGGGATTAAGCAGAGAGAGGCTCTTCGCTTCAAGAAATACTATG AACAAGCCGAGAATGATTTGGAGGATTTATATGCATATGCAGAGAATTTAACAATGGAACTTTCAGCGCTTAAG GAAAAACTGAAAAATAATGATGCTGAAAGAGCAACGAGTGAGGCTGATCATTTGATAGCAGCAGATGACTCGGAGAGAGGTGAAAGCTCTTCAGCAGATCTAAGAGGAGAGCTGCAAAAGCTGAAGCACTCTTACAAAAGTCTTAGCTCAAGAAAGGAGGCTGAGGTCTCTGCTTTGATGGCAGAAAAAGTTTTTGTATGGAACCAGTTAAACAAAATGGAAAGTGATTATACTAGTCTCCTCAAGGCCAAGCGAATAGAAGTTGAACAAGCTAATGAGACAACACAGAAGCTCCAATCCTGtctagaaaatttgaaatcatTAATCAGTGAGAGAGATGGAGCCATTGCTAAATTGGAAGCTGAAAGGGCTATGCTTGGGTCAGATTTAAGAAGGCACACTCAGGAAGCTGAAAGAACCAGCAAAGAAGTGGAGAAAATTCAATTTTCTGTAAAAAAGATGGAGTCATTGGTAAAAAAAAAGGATAAGATAATTGAAGATTTAAAGAGTAATCTAGCTAAAGTTGAGCAGAATTTTAGCAGAGATAGTAGCAGTAACTCAAGAGTTTTTGCAGACCAAAAATCGCAAAGAAGATCAAATGATTCTTTAGTCGCACCAGAAGTTAGTCAACCAAGAAGGGGTTCCCGGAAACGTAGTTCAGAAAGTCCAAAAGTAAGCAGAAGTAAAAAGCAGAAAACTGGTTCTAAAGACCCTCCTAAtgtatcacatgcttcttcttcaACAAAT
- the LOC121967588 gene encoding uncharacterized protein LOC121967588 isoform X4, with protein MGDSKKSSSFGTERRIWERILESLVTAMRSQQSQIKTLVHDREYLERYIEIMHDRWASKDELLRSRIAKLNEREEKGRKVQAAVLDLAVGIKQREALRFKKYYEQAENDLEDLYAYAENLTMELSALKEKLKNNDAERATSEADHLIAADDSERGESSSADLRGELQKLKHSYKSLSSRKEAEVSALMAEKVFVWNQLNKMESDYTSLLKAKRIEVEQANETTQKLQSCLENLKSLISERDGAIAKLEAERAMLGSDLRRHTQEAERTSKEVEKIQFSVKKMESLTKNRKEDQMIL; from the exons ATGGGCGACTCCAAGAAATCTTCATCTTTTGGCACCGAGCGACGCATATGGGAGCGGATCCTGGAAAGCCTAGTTACGGCGATGCGATCCCAGCAGTCGCAGATCAAAACCCTAGTCCACGATCGGGAGTACCTCGAGCGGTACATCGAAATCATGCACGACCGTTGGGCATCCAAGGATGAACTCCTCCGCTCTCGTATCGCTAAG TTGAATGAGAGGGAAGAAAAAGGCCGTAAGGTGCAAGCGGCTGTGTTGGATCTCGCTGTTGGGATTAAGCAGAGAGAGGCTCTTCGCTTCAAGAAATACTATG AACAAGCCGAGAATGATTTGGAGGATTTATATGCATATGCAGAGAATTTAACAATGGAACTTTCAGCGCTTAAG GAAAAACTGAAAAATAATGATGCTGAAAGAGCAACGAGTGAGGCTGATCATTTGATAGCAGCAGATGACTCGGAGAGAGGTGAAAGCTCTTCAGCAGATCTAAGAGGAGAGCTGCAAAAGCTGAAGCACTCTTACAAAAGTCTTAGCTCAAGAAAGGAGGCTGAGGTCTCTGCTTTGATGGCAGAAAAAGTTTTTGTATGGAACCAGTTAAACAAAATGGAAAGTGATTATACTAGTCTCCTCAAGGCCAAGCGAATAGAAGTTGAACAAGCTAATGAGACAACACAGAAGCTCCAATCCTGtctagaaaatttgaaatcatTAATCAGTGAGAGAGATGGAGCCATTGCTAAATTGGAAGCTGAAAGGGCTATGCTTGGGTCAGATTTAAGAAGGCACACTCAGGAAGCTGAAAGAACCAGCAAAGAAGTGGAGAAAATTCAATTTTCTGTAAAAAAGATGGAGTCATTG ACCAAAAATCGCAAAGAAGATCAAATGATTCTTTAG